One Pseudomonas abieticivorans genomic region harbors:
- the gmd gene encoding GDP-mannose 4,6-dehydratase encodes MKAIVTGITGQDGAYLAELLLEKGYTVYGTYRRTSSVNFWRIEELGIQSNPNLHLVEYDLTDLSASIRLLQTTEATEVYNLAAQSFVGVSFEQPLTTAEITGLGAVNLLEAIRIVNPKARFYQASTSEMFGKVQAIPQVESTPFYPRSPYGVAKLYAHWMTINYRESYGIFATSGILFNHESPLRGREFVTRKITDSVAKIKLGLLESMELGNLDAKRDWGFAKEYVEGMWRMLQADEPDTFVLATNRTETVRDFVSMAFKAVGIQISWAGEAEAEQGTDVATGKVLVSINPKFYRPTEVELLIGDPAKAKKVLGWEPKTNLEELCRMMVEADLRRNEKGFSF; translated from the coding sequence GGAGAAGGGGTACACCGTTTACGGCACCTACCGCCGTACCAGTTCTGTCAATTTCTGGCGTATCGAAGAACTGGGCATCCAGTCCAACCCTAACCTACATCTGGTCGAGTACGACCTGACCGACCTGTCGGCCAGCATCCGCTTGTTGCAAACCACCGAAGCCACTGAGGTCTACAACCTCGCGGCCCAGAGTTTCGTGGGTGTCTCTTTCGAGCAACCGCTGACCACCGCCGAGATTACTGGTCTGGGCGCGGTCAATCTGCTGGAAGCGATCCGTATCGTTAATCCCAAAGCTCGCTTCTATCAAGCATCGACTTCGGAAATGTTCGGTAAGGTCCAGGCTATTCCCCAGGTTGAAAGCACGCCTTTCTACCCGCGCAGCCCCTACGGCGTAGCCAAGCTCTACGCGCACTGGATGACCATCAACTACCGTGAAAGCTACGGTATTTTTGCGACCAGCGGCATACTGTTCAACCATGAATCGCCGCTGCGCGGTCGTGAGTTCGTGACCCGTAAAATCACCGACTCCGTTGCAAAAATCAAACTGGGACTGCTGGAAAGCATGGAACTGGGCAACCTGGACGCCAAGCGCGATTGGGGGTTCGCCAAGGAATACGTGGAAGGTATGTGGCGCATGCTGCAGGCCGATGAGCCGGACACCTTCGTGTTGGCTACCAACCGTACTGAAACTGTTCGTGACTTTGTCTCGATGGCATTCAAGGCGGTCGGCATCCAAATTTCCTGGGCAGGCGAAGCGGAAGCAGAGCAGGGTACAGACGTTGCTACCGGCAAAGTGCTGGTCAGCATCAACCCTAAATTCTACCGCCCTACGGAAGTCGAGTTGTTGATCGGCGACCCTGCCAAGGCCAAGAAGGTGCTGGGCTGGGAGCCGAAGACCAACCTGGAAGAACTGTGCCGCATGATGGTCGAAGCTGACCTGCGCCGTAATGAAAAAGGATTTTCGTTCTGA